In one Phaeobacter gallaeciensis DSM 26640 genomic region, the following are encoded:
- a CDS encoding sugar ABC transporter ATP-binding protein, whose product MTETIDRATPAPVLRLEGIVKTFPGVRALDGVSLTILPGEVHALMGENGAGKSTLMKVLGGIHQPDEGQIIVAEQPVVMSGPLDAKAKGIVFIHQELSLADELSVAENIYLGELPRKRFGLVDWAELEAKTNAILEKLKVGFNAKTRVGDLSIANQQMVEIARALTVDAKAVIFDEPTASLTDAEKVVLFEVISDLQEQGVGVAYISHRMEEIFKITDRISVLRDGQYQGTVNTADTNEENVTQMMIGRKLDLSRNEAHHELGEVALEVRGLSCGNLFEDVNFEVRRGEVVGFYGLVGAGRTEIAETLFGLRNPTSGSIFLDGAEVAITSPHDAIERGISLVPEDRKGQGLVLGMNCRDNMTLPQVDDLKAGPFVADGAEIAIFDQYRDKLDIRTPGWKQLVGNLSGGNQQKIVIGKWLSMRPNVLIVDEPTRGIDVGSKAEIHNLLRDLAAQGYAVIVISSEMPEVLHVADRIVAMYSGRIMRTFTSEEVTEENLIAAISGLNTEKVA is encoded by the coding sequence ATGACCGAGACTATTGATCGGGCGACCCCCGCCCCGGTTCTGCGATTGGAAGGAATCGTAAAGACTTTTCCCGGCGTGCGTGCCCTTGATGGCGTCTCGCTGACCATTCTGCCTGGCGAAGTCCATGCCTTGATGGGCGAGAATGGCGCCGGAAAATCGACGCTGATGAAGGTGCTTGGCGGCATTCACCAACCTGACGAAGGTCAGATCATCGTGGCAGAGCAACCTGTCGTCATGTCCGGCCCGCTGGACGCCAAGGCAAAGGGCATCGTGTTCATCCATCAGGAACTGAGCCTTGCAGACGAGTTGAGCGTCGCCGAGAATATCTACTTGGGAGAGTTGCCGCGCAAGCGTTTCGGGCTGGTCGACTGGGCCGAACTTGAGGCAAAGACGAACGCGATCCTTGAAAAGCTGAAGGTGGGTTTCAACGCCAAAACCCGCGTCGGTGATCTTTCGATTGCCAACCAGCAGATGGTCGAAATCGCCCGGGCGCTGACGGTGGATGCCAAAGCTGTGATCTTTGACGAGCCGACAGCCTCGCTCACCGATGCAGAGAAAGTGGTTCTGTTCGAGGTTATTTCTGACCTGCAGGAGCAAGGCGTGGGCGTCGCCTACATTTCGCACCGAATGGAAGAGATCTTCAAAATCACTGACCGCATCAGCGTTCTACGCGACGGCCAATATCAGGGCACCGTCAACACCGCCGACACAAACGAAGAAAACGTGACGCAGATGATGATCGGCCGCAAGCTCGACCTGAGCCGCAACGAAGCCCATCACGAGCTTGGCGAGGTCGCGCTCGAAGTGCGCGGACTGAGCTGTGGCAATCTTTTTGAAGATGTCAATTTCGAAGTGCGGCGTGGAGAAGTTGTAGGCTTTTATGGCCTTGTTGGCGCGGGTCGCACTGAAATCGCCGAAACCCTGTTTGGCTTACGAAACCCAACATCCGGCTCCATCTTTTTGGATGGTGCCGAGGTGGCGATCACATCGCCCCATGACGCTATTGAGCGGGGTATCTCACTTGTGCCTGAAGACCGCAAAGGCCAGGGATTGGTGCTGGGCATGAACTGCCGCGACAACATGACCTTGCCTCAGGTTGATGATCTCAAGGCCGGCCCCTTCGTCGCCGACGGGGCCGAGATCGCGATCTTTGACCAATATCGCGACAAGCTCGACATTAGGACACCGGGTTGGAAACAGCTCGTAGGTAACCTCTCGGGTGGCAACCAACAAAAGATCGTCATCGGGAAATGGCTGTCGATGCGCCCCAATGTGCTTATTGTCGATGAACCAACACGCGGGATCGACGTTGGATCGAAAGCCGAGATTCACAACCTGCTTCGTGACCTGGCGGCACAGGGTTATGCGGTGATCGTGATCAGTTCGGAAATGCCAGAGGTTCTTCACGTGGCCGACCGCATTGTTGCAATGTATTCGGGTCGGATTATGCGGACTTTCACTTCTGAAGAAGTGACGGAAGAAAACCTCATCGCAGCCATTTCCGGATTGAATACCGAAAAGGTAGCCTGA
- a CDS encoding ABC transporter permease, which produces MQAGKLSKYLAGGAIWGFIVLELIFFSVAGEFFSVSDKAFMDADNMLLLLKQSAPIGIIAMGMTIVMVNGNIDLSVGAIYAICAIILLDSMTWTMFAGLGNWVIPVAWGLALLTGLVLGAINGLIVWKTGVDAFIVTLGSMLGYRGLVFMYNGEQPTSHLNWTLVDFAEAQFLGLHTATWFLLVVTVAIWFLMNRTVHGRNAYAIGNNREAAVNAGIRVGPHMMINFMIIGFLAALSAVVFYSESGSVNPNDGQLYELWVITAVVLGGTKLTGGAGSIVSTFGGVIAIQLLRKGLAHIGADTSTVNLVIGLILIAVLFLDRQLNVKGKEELKV; this is translated from the coding sequence ATGCAAGCTGGAAAACTCTCGAAATACCTGGCGGGTGGCGCCATCTGGGGCTTCATCGTCCTTGAGCTGATCTTCTTCTCGGTCGCCGGCGAGTTCTTCTCGGTCAGTGACAAGGCCTTCATGGACGCCGACAACATGCTGCTGTTGCTTAAACAATCGGCACCGATCGGGATCATCGCCATGGGGATGACCATTGTCATGGTCAACGGCAACATCGATCTCTCGGTCGGGGCGATCTACGCGATTTGCGCCATTATCCTGCTGGATTCGATGACTTGGACGATGTTCGCGGGCCTTGGAAACTGGGTCATTCCCGTGGCCTGGGGCCTCGCGCTCCTGACTGGTCTCGTTCTCGGCGCGATCAATGGATTGATCGTGTGGAAGACCGGGGTAGATGCCTTTATCGTGACGCTTGGGTCCATGTTGGGCTATCGCGGGCTAGTCTTCATGTACAACGGCGAGCAGCCGACAAGCCATCTCAACTGGACATTGGTTGATTTTGCAGAGGCACAATTCCTTGGCCTCCACACGGCGACCTGGTTCCTACTGGTCGTCACCGTGGCGATCTGGTTCCTGATGAACCGCACGGTGCATGGCCGCAACGCTTATGCCATCGGCAACAACCGCGAGGCGGCGGTCAATGCGGGGATCCGCGTCGGCCCTCACATGATGATCAACTTCATGATTATCGGATTTCTGGCGGCGCTATCTGCCGTCGTGTTCTATTCGGAATCCGGATCGGTGAACCCCAATGACGGCCAGCTTTACGAGTTGTGGGTGATCACTGCCGTCGTTCTGGGTGGCACCAAGCTGACTGGCGGGGCAGGCTCGATCGTCTCGACATTCGGGGGCGTGATCGCGATCCAGCTCTTGCGCAAGGGCCTTGCCCATATAGGCGCTGACACATCCACCGTGAACCTTGTGATCGGTCTGATCCTGATCGCCGTGCTGTTTCTTGATCGTCAGTTGAACGTGAAAGGCAAAGAGGAGTTGAAGGTATGA
- a CDS encoding ABC transporter permease has translation MAELTKQDIGKLLAKQGILIAFALFIIGFTIANPKFLTLDNFENVVRSSAILGVMALGVTFVVISGNLDLSVGSMMSFSTIVVLDLHDKLGPTLAIPAMFAMTLCLGALIGILVGYLKLNSLIVTLGMLSAIHGLTLTYSGGKNMDIADKEGTWFAIFGQGNILGIQTPILIFIGLAALLGIILAKTPFGRKVYAVGGNGTAATFSGIRRARVVFLCYIMSSLCVATAGLIQASRSMGSQNTVGQGLELEVLAAVILGGASLLGGSGTIFKTVIGVLILGFIQNGLLLVGLDFSVQYVVTWIIIILAVWLDIAAKRGKLMSPIA, from the coding sequence ATGGCGGAGTTAACGAAGCAGGATATCGGAAAGCTGCTGGCGAAGCAGGGCATCCTGATCGCCTTCGCACTTTTCATAATCGGATTCACAATTGCCAACCCGAAATTCCTGACTCTCGACAATTTCGAGAACGTTGTCAGGTCCTCGGCAATTCTGGGGGTGATGGCCTTGGGAGTCACCTTCGTCGTGATCAGCGGCAATCTGGACCTCTCTGTCGGGTCAATGATGTCATTCTCGACCATCGTTGTTCTTGATCTTCACGACAAGCTGGGTCCGACCCTTGCGATCCCTGCAATGTTCGCGATGACGCTCTGCCTAGGGGCGCTCATCGGGATCCTTGTCGGCTATCTCAAGCTCAATTCCCTGATTGTGACATTGGGTATGCTGTCGGCCATCCACGGGCTGACGCTGACCTATTCAGGCGGCAAGAACATGGATATCGCTGACAAGGAAGGGACCTGGTTTGCCATCTTCGGGCAGGGCAACATCCTCGGAATTCAGACGCCTATTCTGATATTCATCGGGCTGGCGGCTTTGCTGGGGATCATCTTGGCCAAGACGCCTTTCGGGCGAAAGGTGTACGCGGTGGGCGGCAACGGTACGGCGGCGACCTTTTCAGGGATCCGGCGCGCACGCGTCGTTTTTCTCTGCTATATTATGTCTTCGCTTTGCGTGGCGACTGCAGGCCTGATTCAGGCGAGCCGATCTATGGGATCACAAAACACCGTCGGGCAGGGTCTGGAACTTGAAGTGTTGGCCGCTGTCATTCTTGGCGGTGCGTCGCTGCTGGGTGGATCGGGGACGATCTTCAAGACAGTGATCGGCGTTCTGATCCTTGGATTTATTCAGAATGGCCTTTTGCTGGTCGGGCTCGACTTCTCGGTTCAGTACGTTGTGACCTGGATCATCATCATCCTTGCAGTCTGGCTCGATATTGCAGCCAAGCGCGGCAAGCTCATGTCGCCGATCGCGTAA
- a CDS encoding SDR family oxidoreductase, with product MGRVSGRSCIVTGAAQGIGRAIGEALLDEGASVCFADINGKKVAEIADLNRSAHSESRVTHVQVDVTDREAVRDMIEHTVAMFGKLDVKFNNAGVNKPMNFLDVTEENWRFINDVNGLGCLIGMQEAAKQFIRQGTFGKIINTASIASRQGFDNVAPYCASKFGVVALTQSGARDLAKHNITVTGFAPGVVDTEMWEQVDQDLMDIGAAERPGQAMEEFSAEILKGRVAKPKDITGTTTYLAAPDSDYMTGQIVMIDGGMTLV from the coding sequence ATGGGTCGAGTCTCTGGTCGGTCGTGCATTGTGACCGGTGCTGCACAAGGTATTGGACGCGCTATTGGAGAGGCGCTGTTGGACGAGGGCGCCAGCGTTTGTTTCGCAGACATAAATGGCAAGAAGGTTGCGGAGATCGCGGACCTGAACCGGTCAGCTCACAGCGAAAGCCGGGTGACGCATGTCCAAGTTGATGTGACAGATCGCGAAGCTGTCCGCGACATGATTGAACATACAGTCGCGATGTTTGGAAAGTTGGATGTGAAGTTCAACAATGCCGGCGTCAACAAGCCGATGAATTTCCTCGATGTGACCGAAGAAAACTGGCGCTTTATCAATGATGTGAATGGTCTTGGCTGTCTCATCGGGATGCAGGAAGCTGCAAAACAGTTTATCCGTCAGGGTACATTCGGAAAGATCATCAACACCGCCTCGATCGCGTCGCGGCAAGGCTTTGACAACGTAGCCCCCTATTGCGCTTCAAAGTTTGGCGTTGTTGCGCTGACGCAATCTGGCGCACGGGATCTGGCGAAACATAACATCACCGTAACCGGTTTTGCGCCCGGTGTTGTTGACACCGAAATGTGGGAGCAGGTCGATCAGGACCTGATGGACATAGGAGCAGCTGAGCGGCCAGGACAGGCGATGGAAGAGTTTTCAGCCGAGATCCTGAAGGGCCGGGTGGCCAAGCCAAAGGATATCACCGGGACGACCACCTATTTAGCTGCGCCGGATAGTGACTACATGACTGGCCAGATCGTTATGATCGATGGGGGCATGACGTTAGTTTGA
- a CDS encoding sugar ABC transporter substrate-binding protein yields MKLRRILAATTATAAMTVAGMAAAETMTIGITQNNVGVDSYQTTYEKAFIAAAEANADVEVVVLDAGGDVARQIAQMEDLIQQEVDAIIIWPTNGEAVIPAVRKAHQADIPVVVTNSNIAEAGFPFVATFSGPDNITQGSRSAEIMCDRFKALGIENEAKVVHITGQPGYTTAIERAKGFNDRLPEVCPNVEQIDEQPGDWNREKSQQVMEAFLVKYDDIDGVYSGDDNMGVGAMNAAVAAGREGITFVGATNFAVGYEAMAAGTYWGSIYQSPVDDAEAALKSAIDLLNGEELPFLNYFDTPKITQDNMGDFTKPVF; encoded by the coding sequence ATGAAACTTCGTAGAATTCTTGCGGCCACGACAGCAACGGCGGCAATGACCGTCGCCGGAATGGCCGCAGCCGAAACCATGACGATCGGCATCACGCAAAACAACGTGGGGGTCGACAGCTACCAGACCACGTACGAAAAAGCCTTTATCGCAGCCGCAGAAGCCAACGCAGACGTCGAAGTCGTCGTCCTGGACGCAGGTGGTGACGTTGCCCGCCAGATCGCTCAGATGGAAGACCTGATCCAACAGGAAGTTGACGCGATCATCATCTGGCCAACAAACGGCGAAGCGGTGATCCCTGCCGTCCGCAAGGCTCATCAGGCTGACATTCCGGTTGTCGTGACCAATTCGAACATCGCCGAAGCCGGTTTCCCGTTCGTCGCGACGTTCTCTGGCCCTGACAACATCACACAAGGCTCACGCTCTGCCGAAATCATGTGTGATCGCTTCAAGGCATTGGGTATCGAGAACGAAGCCAAGGTCGTTCACATCACTGGCCAGCCGGGCTACACGACCGCCATTGAGCGCGCGAAGGGCTTCAACGACCGTCTGCCCGAAGTCTGCCCCAACGTTGAGCAGATCGACGAGCAGCCAGGCGACTGGAACCGCGAAAAGTCGCAGCAGGTCATGGAAGCCTTCCTCGTCAAGTATGACGACATCGACGGCGTCTATTCCGGCGATGACAACATGGGTGTTGGCGCAATGAACGCTGCGGTGGCTGCTGGTCGCGAGGGCATTACTTTTGTCGGCGCCACCAACTTCGCTGTTGGCTATGAAGCAATGGCCGCAGGCACCTACTGGGGTTCGATCTACCAGTCACCTGTTGATGACGCTGAAGCCGCGCTGAAGTCCGCGATTGACCTGCTCAACGGTGAAGAACTGCCGTTCCTGAACTACTTCGACACGCCGAAGATCACTCAGGACAACATGGGTGACTTCACCAAGCCCGTCTTCTAA
- a CDS encoding extracellular solute-binding protein, translating to MLQIITFLEELGDELEDTVELSAPNPNLRMTFLLLRGHLEGRVVTATALIGASRVPYATANRRLKEMLEAGLIEQRPRTKTGKSFSLHPSEALMEQWKQLSSRVARLAVGHFGVRHKPGGDTRDYYFGESYMSAKSIPPLQVLSEPLKLAGGLRVLVHGDPTFMVMDNLKRQFEQSIGAQIHQRAFSIDRLHEEAVRNAERKASRYDIIAVDLPWVGEFAERQILMPLDDAMDVARLDPADFHTAGWQAAHWGGRPYGVPAQTTPELLFYRKDLFAAAGLEPPATTDALLAAAKALHDPQSGQHGIAWNAARGTALGHTVLMTLADFGQPVFDLPPIAGGFATDHLADGHYKVTIDTDEGLRAAEFLLELLKYSPPDILSMSWYERVRPYAAGRIAMAYGYTLLAPYFELDEDSPANGQTGYLPHPAGPGASPIAPVGGYIMGIPANLPPDRVPAAVEALRVFTSPEAQKLYVQNGSRTNPRYSVGADPDVRRLSAVFEAVDAMSWRDELQFWPRPPVPEIAEIIQICGEEFHDMLRGLITPSDTLRRAQERADAVIKKHRST from the coding sequence ATGCTTCAGATCATCACCTTTCTTGAGGAGCTGGGCGACGAGTTGGAGGATACGGTGGAGCTTTCTGCACCGAATCCGAACCTGCGAATGACCTTTCTCTTGCTGCGCGGGCACCTCGAGGGGCGTGTAGTCACTGCCACCGCTCTGATCGGTGCTAGCCGTGTGCCATACGCCACTGCGAACCGTCGCCTGAAGGAAATGCTCGAGGCGGGCCTGATCGAACAGCGCCCTCGCACCAAGACCGGAAAGAGCTTTTCTTTGCACCCGAGCGAAGCGCTGATGGAGCAATGGAAACAGCTTTCGAGCCGCGTTGCCCGACTGGCTGTTGGCCATTTCGGCGTTAGACATAAGCCGGGCGGCGATACCAGAGATTACTACTTTGGCGAATCCTATATGAGCGCCAAGTCAATCCCACCGCTTCAGGTTCTGTCTGAACCCCTGAAGCTGGCGGGCGGTTTGCGGGTGCTGGTTCATGGTGACCCAACCTTCATGGTTATGGATAATCTCAAGCGACAGTTTGAACAGTCAATCGGCGCACAGATTCATCAACGCGCATTTTCCATCGACCGCCTACACGAGGAAGCCGTTCGTAATGCTGAACGCAAGGCAAGTAGGTATGACATTATCGCGGTGGACCTCCCCTGGGTTGGCGAATTTGCAGAGCGCCAAATTCTGATGCCTCTGGACGACGCGATGGATGTTGCGCGTCTCGACCCTGCCGATTTTCACACCGCTGGCTGGCAGGCTGCGCATTGGGGCGGTAGGCCCTATGGCGTGCCAGCGCAGACAACGCCGGAGCTTCTGTTCTACCGCAAGGATCTGTTTGCGGCAGCCGGGTTGGAGCCGCCAGCGACGACCGACGCGCTTTTGGCTGCGGCAAAGGCTTTGCACGATCCCCAAAGCGGCCAACACGGAATTGCCTGGAATGCTGCGCGTGGGACAGCTCTTGGACATACTGTTCTGATGACGCTTGCCGACTTCGGCCAGCCGGTCTTCGATCTGCCACCTATCGCAGGCGGCTTTGCCACGGACCATCTGGCGGACGGACACTATAAAGTCACGATCGACACCGATGAAGGCCTGCGCGCCGCTGAATTTTTGCTGGAACTTCTAAAGTACTCACCACCCGATATCTTGTCGATGTCTTGGTATGAACGCGTGCGACCCTACGCGGCGGGCCGTATCGCAATGGCTTATGGCTATACGCTGCTCGCCCCGTATTTCGAACTGGACGAGGACTCACCCGCTAACGGACAGACGGGCTATCTGCCTCATCCCGCAGGACCCGGTGCCAGCCCGATTGCGCCTGTTGGCGGCTATATCATGGGCATTCCTGCCAATCTGCCGCCCGACCGTGTGCCCGCGGCCGTGGAGGCGCTGCGCGTCTTTACCTCTCCCGAGGCACAGAAACTCTACGTGCAAAACGGCAGCCGGACCAATCCTCGCTACTCGGTAGGCGCTGACCCGGATGTGCGCCGGCTGTCGGCGGTCTTCGAAGCAGTCGATGCAATGTCGTGGCGCGACGAGCTGCAATTCTGGCCGCGTCCACCTGTGCCTGAGATCGCCGAAATCATCCAGATCTGCGGTGAGGAATTCCACGACATGCTGCGCGGTTTGATCACACCGTCAGACACATTGCGTCGTGCCCAGGAGCGCGCGGACGCAGTCATCAAAAAACACAGGTCTACGTGA
- a CDS encoding SDR family NAD(P)-dependent oxidoreductase, translated as MDPNRLKGKNILITGAARGMGQANAESFAAQGANVCLGDLDGDEAQKVADAINAAGNGKAIAVRMDVTKREDNAAAVAATVEAFGSINVGLFNAGLNKPRFFMDIDEDNWDMIMNVNTKAMWLGMQEVARQMIAQGPMDDHPYKLINVGSIASKKPLVDVTVYCTSKYGCLALTECGALGLAEHNITVNGYAPGVVVTPLWEQLDKDLVEIGFKEREGQAYEDIVDSALVIKRVSYPKDIVGTASFLASDDSDYMTGQMISIDGGWATT; from the coding sequence ATGGACCCCAACCGCCTCAAAGGTAAAAACATTCTTATCACCGGTGCCGCCCGCGGCATGGGCCAGGCCAACGCCGAAAGCTTTGCCGCCCAAGGCGCGAATGTCTGTCTGGGCGATCTAGACGGCGACGAGGCGCAGAAGGTTGCCGATGCGATCAATGCAGCGGGTAACGGCAAGGCGATCGCCGTCAGAATGGATGTCACCAAGCGCGAAGACAACGCTGCCGCCGTGGCAGCCACGGTAGAGGCCTTCGGGTCGATCAACGTGGGTCTGTTTAATGCCGGTCTGAACAAACCTCGGTTCTTCATGGATATAGATGAGGACAACTGGGACATGATCATGAACGTCAACACCAAGGCGATGTGGCTGGGCATGCAGGAAGTGGCCCGCCAGATGATCGCCCAAGGCCCAATGGACGATCACCCCTACAAGCTGATCAATGTCGGCTCTATTGCGTCGAAAAAACCGCTGGTTGATGTGACGGTCTACTGCACCTCCAAATACGGCTGCCTGGCGCTGACGGAGTGTGGCGCTCTGGGGCTGGCAGAGCACAATATCACAGTTAATGGCTATGCGCCGGGCGTGGTGGTCACACCGCTGTGGGAACAGCTGGATAAGGATCTGGTCGAGATCGGCTTTAAGGAGCGCGAAGGCCAAGCCTATGAAGACATCGTCGACAGCGCCCTTGTGATCAAGCGCGTGTCCTACCCGAAAGATATCGTGGGCACCGCGTCTTTCCTCGCCTCTGACGACAGCGATTACATGACCGGTCAGATGATCTCAATCGATGGCGGTTGGGCCACGACGTAA
- a CDS encoding M24 family metallopeptidase, which translates to MSRALTPNVLMPQDLEPNWRWEGKIPAWGHNSVDFERRIDHDRLRRYRLSRTRQALKNSDAGSLLLFDVNNIRYTTATKIGEWERDKMCRFALITGDDAPHVWDFGSAAVHHRKYSDWLVPENCHAGVVGMRGTIPPSFGLMKKYAQDIAGLIEDAGMKGMPVGVDYAETAMFEALKEAGLNVVDGQQIMLSAREIKNWDEIQLLTQAASMVDGVYHMIYEELKPGVRENEIVAMSNKLLYEWGSDDVEAINAISGERCNPHPHNFTDRQFRPGDQAFFDILQSYQGYRTCYYRTFNIGMSTPSQQDAYVKAREWIDASIAAIKPGVTTDQVAKLWPKAEEFGFPDELSAFGLQFGHGLGLALHERPIISRAVSLDNPMEIQTGMVFALETYCPASDGYSAARIEEEVVVTDTGCEVISLFPAQELPIANRY; encoded by the coding sequence ATGTCTCGTGCATTGACACCGAACGTCCTCATGCCGCAAGACCTTGAACCCAACTGGCGTTGGGAGGGCAAAATTCCTGCCTGGGGGCACAATTCCGTCGACTTTGAGCGCCGGATCGACCACGATCGCCTCCGCCGCTATCGCCTGAGCCGCACACGCCAAGCGCTTAAGAACAGCGACGCAGGTTCGCTGCTGCTCTTTGACGTCAACAACATCCGCTACACCACGGCCACCAAGATCGGCGAGTGGGAACGTGACAAGATGTGCCGCTTTGCCCTGATCACGGGCGATGACGCGCCGCACGTCTGGGATTTTGGTTCGGCTGCGGTGCACCACCGCAAATATTCGGACTGGCTGGTGCCGGAAAACTGCCACGCCGGCGTTGTCGGTATGCGCGGCACGATCCCGCCCAGCTTTGGCCTGATGAAGAAATACGCCCAGGATATCGCGGGTCTGATCGAAGATGCGGGCATGAAGGGAATGCCAGTTGGCGTGGACTATGCCGAAACAGCGATGTTCGAAGCGCTGAAAGAAGCTGGCCTAAATGTGGTGGATGGACAGCAGATCATGCTGAGCGCGCGCGAGATTAAGAACTGGGACGAAATTCAGCTGCTCACGCAGGCCGCCTCTATGGTCGATGGTGTTTATCATATGATTTACGAAGAGCTGAAACCCGGCGTGCGTGAGAACGAGATCGTCGCGATGTCGAACAAGCTGCTCTATGAGTGGGGCTCGGACGATGTGGAAGCGATCAACGCGATTTCCGGTGAGCGCTGCAACCCGCATCCGCACAACTTTACCGACCGTCAGTTCCGCCCCGGCGACCAGGCATTTTTTGATATTCTTCAGTCGTACCAGGGCTATCGCACCTGCTACTACCGGACGTTCAATATCGGCATGTCGACCCCGTCGCAACAGGACGCTTATGTCAAGGCGCGCGAATGGATTGATGCCTCGATTGCGGCGATCAAGCCGGGCGTAACCACTGATCAGGTTGCCAAGCTTTGGCCCAAAGCCGAAGAATTCGGGTTCCCGGATGAGTTGTCGGCCTTTGGCCTGCAATTCGGCCATGGCCTGGGCCTTGCGCTGCACGAGCGCCCGATCATCAGCCGCGCAGTCTCGCTCGACAATCCGATGGAAATCCAGACCGGCATGGTCTTTGCGCTGGAAACCTACTGTCCGGCATCGGATGGCTATTCCGCCGCACGTATCGAAGAAGAAGTTGTCGTGACCGACACCGGTTGTGAAGTGATTTCGCTCTTCCCGGCGCAGGAACTGCCCATCGCCAACCGCTACTGA
- a CDS encoding thiamine pyrophosphate-dependent dehydrogenase E1 component subunit alpha, with the protein MVKTKTNTEDYLRMYRQMVRIRTFEDNANQLYLSAKMPGLTHMYSGEEAVAVGICEALKVTDKITSTHRGHGHCVAKGAEFKEMFCELLGKEEGYCRGKGGSMHIADQSNGNLGANAIVGGSMGIATGSAFTAKLLGKDDVTVCFFGDGATAQGLMYEVMNMAALWKLPVIYACENNGYSEYTKTEEIAAGSITARAEAFGIEAHQVDGQDVLAVNELTQDLVARARRGEGPFFMELMTYRYHGHHVGDINREYYRSKEEEQDWKENRDPIIKFRSWLVEQGIATEDEIEAMNADVKKDAEVAVAYAEAAPYPDETEVDMHVFTDIKHALA; encoded by the coding sequence ATGGTCAAAACAAAGACAAACACAGAAGACTACTTGCGAATGTACCGCCAGATGGTCCGCATCCGCACCTTCGAGGACAACGCCAACCAGCTGTATCTCTCCGCCAAAATGCCGGGTCTGACCCATATGTATTCGGGCGAAGAAGCTGTTGCCGTGGGTATTTGCGAAGCGCTGAAAGTGACGGACAAGATAACGTCGACACACCGCGGCCACGGCCATTGCGTCGCCAAGGGCGCCGAGTTCAAAGAGATGTTTTGCGAACTTCTAGGCAAGGAAGAAGGGTACTGCCGCGGCAAGGGCGGCTCAATGCATATTGCCGACCAGTCCAACGGCAACCTGGGGGCCAACGCCATCGTTGGCGGGTCGATGGGTATCGCGACTGGCTCGGCCTTTACAGCCAAGCTTTTGGGCAAGGACGACGTCACCGTCTGCTTCTTTGGCGACGGGGCCACGGCGCAGGGGCTGATGTACGAGGTCATGAACATGGCCGCGCTTTGGAAGTTGCCAGTCATCTACGCCTGCGAAAACAACGGCTATTCCGAATACACCAAGACCGAGGAAATCGCCGCGGGTTCAATCACAGCCCGCGCAGAGGCCTTTGGCATCGAGGCGCATCAGGTCGATGGGCAGGATGTGCTGGCCGTTAACGAATTGACACAGGACCTTGTTGCACGCGCCCGTAGGGGCGAAGGGCCGTTCTTTATGGAACTTATGACGTACCGCTATCACGGTCACCATGTGGGCGACATCAACCGCGAATACTACCGATCCAAGGAAGAAGAGCAGGATTGGAAGGAAAACCGCGATCCGATCATCAAATTCCGCAGCTGGCTCGTCGAGCAGGGCATTGCGACTGAGGATGAGATCGAAGCGATGAATGCGGATGTCAAGAAAGACGCAGAAGTGGCTGTCGCCTACGCCGAAGCCGCGCCTTACCCCGACGAGACCGAAGTCGACATGCACGTCTTTACTGACATCAAACACGCGCTGGCCTGA